The genomic region GAAAAAGGTGAAATCCCATTTTATAAGGAGAATGACCTAAAAGAATATGAAAAGGAGGCTTATGGTACCCTCTGCGTTTTTGATATTACTCATCCTACAATTACCGTATATAAGGCAAAAGGAAAGCACAAAACAGACAAAGCTGTGCTGATTATGCCTGGCGGAGGATATGGTTTAGTAGCCATGTATCATGAAGGGTATGATGTAGCCAAGAAGTTAGCAGAAAACGGAATTACTGCTGCAGTGTTAAAGTACCGTTTACCAAACCTTAAAAGCTGCACAGTACCAGAAAGTGTACCTTTAGCGGATGCAAGAAAGGGACTGTCTCTATTAAGAAGCTTTGCTGATAAATATTCCTTTGATGCGGCAAAAGTAGGAGTAATGGGCTTTTCTGCTGGAGCTCATTTAGCAACTGTTACTACACTTTGGGAAAGTGAAGCGGAAGATGAAAACCCTAATTTTGCGGCATATATTTATGGGGTAACTCAGATGACAAAATTGAATATTGAATGGTTAGAAAATGACCTTTACCATAGAAAATTATCTGCAAGCGAAGTGGAAGAGAATACTCTTATGAACCTTGTAACAAAGGATACCCCACCAACGTTTTTAGTACATGCTTATGATGATGATATTTGCTTTATTGAAGAAACTACTGTTTATGCTGAAAAGATGAATAAAGTAGGAGCTGAAGTCGAGACACATATCTTTCCAAAAGGTGGCCATGGTTTTGGTTTAGGTCGAGCAAGTGATGGAACAGATCAGTGGAGTGATTTATTTATCAATTGGGTCAAGAGAATGAACAGAGAAATCAACTAAGAATATTTAAAAAAGAAAAATGCCTCAAGTTATAAGTAAGCTTGAGGCATTTTTTATAGCGATTCTATATTTAATAGAAATGTAATTATTTCAAATATGAAGGAACCTTTACCATAGGTGTACCTACTTCTGCAAGGTTATACAGCCATGTTAGAGAAAAGCTTTTGGCTAAGTCTCTT from Flammeovirga agarivorans harbors:
- a CDS encoding alpha/beta hydrolase, translated to MQKQLIFWLILLLSKSLYGQEVYPLWEKGEIPFYKENDLKEYEKEAYGTLCVFDITHPTITVYKAKGKHKTDKAVLIMPGGGYGLVAMYHEGYDVAKKLAENGITAAVLKYRLPNLKSCTVPESVPLADARKGLSLLRSFADKYSFDAAKVGVMGFSAGAHLATVTTLWESEAEDENPNFAAYIYGVTQMTKLNIEWLENDLYHRKLSASEVEENTLMNLVTKDTPPTFLVHAYDDDICFIEETTVYAEKMNKVGAEVETHIFPKGGHGFGLGRASDGTDQWSDLFINWVKRMNREIN